The proteins below are encoded in one region of Lactuca sativa cultivar Salinas chromosome 3, Lsat_Salinas_v11, whole genome shotgun sequence:
- the LOC111917006 gene encoding aspartokinase 2, chloroplastic isoform X2, with product MATPTYLCGSKTPCYFSKSASSFSRSMCSQQQKLNFASFGGACRVVQCPTQSRGRGVRVVCNVQKVDVLTRIEPESQASEGLSNRLSCVMKFGGSSVASAERMKEVADLILSFPEESPVIVLSAMGKTTNKLIAAGEKAASCVSIVSEIDELAFLKELHYRTVEELGLEKTLIEDHLEKLERLLNGISVLKEFTPRARDYLVSFGECMSTRIFSAYLNKIGVKARQYDAFDIGFITTDDFTNADILEATYPAVAKRLNGDWIRDPAIPIVTGFLGKGWRTCAVTTLGRGGSDLTATTIGKALGLREIQVWKDVDGVLTCDPNIYSGAEPVPYLTFDEAAELAYFGAQVLHPQSMRPAREGDIPVRVKNSYNPNAPGTLITKSRDMSKAVLTSIVLKRNVTMLDIVSTRMLGQFGFLAKVFSIFEDLGISVDVVATSEVSISLTLDPSKLWSRELIQQELDHVVEELEKIAKVNLLQHRSIISLIGNVQRSSLVLEKAFRVLRMNGVNVQMISQGASKVNISLIVNDSEAEKCVKALHSAFFENDMSDID from the exons ATGGCGACACCTACATACCTATGTGGATCTAAGACCCCGTGTTATTTCTCCAAGAGTGCTTCGTCGTTCTCCCGATCCATGTGTTCACAGCAGCAAAAGCTcaattttgcttcatttggtggAGCGTGTAGAGTGGTTCAGTGTCCAACTCAAAGCAGGGGAAGAGGTGTGAGGGTTGTTTGTAATGTACAAAAGGTAGATGTCCTCACCAGAATTGAACCCGAAAGTCAAGCTTCAGAAGGATTAAGCAACCGGCTATCATGTGTGATGAAGTTTGGTGGATCGTCTGTGGCCTCAGCAGAAAGGATGAAGGAAGTAGCTGACCTAATCCTCAGCTTCCCAGAAGAGAGTCCTGTCATTGTTCTTTCTGCCATGGGCAAGACCACCAACAAGCTTATAGCG gCTGGAGAGAAGGCTGCAAGTTGTGTTTCCATTGTGTCTGAAATTGATGAATTAGCCTTTTTGAAAGAACTCCATTATAG GACAGTGGAAGAGCTTGGATTAGAAAAAACACTCATTGAGG ATCACCTAGAAAAACTGGAGCGACTTCTGAATGGGATTTCTGTACTGAAAGAGTTCACACCACGTGCAAGGGACTATCTGGTCTCATTTGGGGAATGCATGTCCACAAGGATATTCTCTGCATACTTGAATAAAATCGGTGTCAAAGCACGCCAG TATGATGCATTCGATATCGGTTTCATAACAACAGATGACTTTACTAATGCGGATATTTTGGAAGCAACTTATCCAGCTGTAGCCAAAAGACTAAATGGTGATTGGATTAGGGATCCTGCAATCCCTATTGTCACTGGTTTCCTTGGAAag GGTTGGAGAACTTGTGCTGTGACCACATTGGGTAGAGGTGGTAGTGATTTAACTGCCACAACCATTGGTAAAGCACTTGGTTTGCGAGAAATTCAG GTATGGAAAGATGTGGATGGTGTCTTGACATGTGACCCTAATATATATTCGGGTGCAGAACCTGTCCcatatttgacttttgatgaagCAGCTGAACTTGCATATTTTGGTGCTcag GTCCTACATCCACAGTCAATGAGGCCTGCAAGAGAGGGTGATATACCTGTTAGGGTTAAAAATTCTTACAACCCTAATGCACCTGGCACCTTAATCACTAAATCACGAGATATGAGTAAG GCTGTACTTACCAGCATTGTTTTGAAACGTAATGTGACAATGTTAGACATTGTTAGCACTCGCATGCTTGGTCAATTTGGATTCCTTGCTAAG GTGTTTTCAATTTTTGAAGATTTGGGTATATCAGTGGATGTTGTGGCTACAAGTGAAGTTAGCATTTCCTTAACATTAGATCCTTCAAAGCTTTGGAGCAGGGAGTTGATTCAGCAG GAACTCGATCATGTTGTGGAAGAACTTGAAAAAATTGCTAAAGTCAATCTCCTTCAACACAGATCCATTATATCACTTATTGGAAATGTTCAAAGATCCTCACTTGTATTGGAAAAG GCATTTCGTGTTCTTCGGATGAATGGAGTGAATGTTCAAATGATATCGCAAGGAGCATCGAAGGTGAATATATCACTCATAGTGAATGATAGTGAAGCGGAAAAATGTGTGAAAGCTTTGCATTCGGCTTTCTTTGAGAATGATATGTCCGACATCGATTGA
- the LOC111917006 gene encoding aspartokinase 2, chloroplastic isoform X1: MATPTYLCGSKTPCYFSKSASSFSRSMCSQQQKLNFASFGGACRVVQCPTQSRGRGVRVVCNVQKVDVLTRIEPESQASEGLSNRLSCVMKFGGSSVASAERMKEVADLILSFPEESPVIVLSAMGKTTNKLIAAGEKAASCVSIVSEIDELAFLKELHYRTVEELGLEKTLIEDHLEKLERLLNGISVLKEFTPRARDYLVSFGECMSTRIFSAYLNKIGVKARQYDAFDIGFITTDDFTNADILEATYPAVAKRLNGDWIRDPAIPIVTGFLGKGWRTCAVTTLGRGGSDLTATTIGKALGLREIQVWKDVDGVLTCDPNIYSGAEPVPYLTFDEAAELAYFGAQVLHPQSMRPAREGDIPVRVKNSYNPNAPGTLITKSRDMSKAVLTSIVLKRNVTMLDIVSTRMLGQFGFLAKVFSIFEDLGISVDVVATSEVSISLTLDPSKLWSRELIQQASELDHVVEELEKIAKVNLLQHRSIISLIGNVQRSSLVLEKAFRVLRMNGVNVQMISQGASKVNISLIVNDSEAEKCVKALHSAFFENDMSDID, translated from the exons ATGGCGACACCTACATACCTATGTGGATCTAAGACCCCGTGTTATTTCTCCAAGAGTGCTTCGTCGTTCTCCCGATCCATGTGTTCACAGCAGCAAAAGCTcaattttgcttcatttggtggAGCGTGTAGAGTGGTTCAGTGTCCAACTCAAAGCAGGGGAAGAGGTGTGAGGGTTGTTTGTAATGTACAAAAGGTAGATGTCCTCACCAGAATTGAACCCGAAAGTCAAGCTTCAGAAGGATTAAGCAACCGGCTATCATGTGTGATGAAGTTTGGTGGATCGTCTGTGGCCTCAGCAGAAAGGATGAAGGAAGTAGCTGACCTAATCCTCAGCTTCCCAGAAGAGAGTCCTGTCATTGTTCTTTCTGCCATGGGCAAGACCACCAACAAGCTTATAGCG gCTGGAGAGAAGGCTGCAAGTTGTGTTTCCATTGTGTCTGAAATTGATGAATTAGCCTTTTTGAAAGAACTCCATTATAG GACAGTGGAAGAGCTTGGATTAGAAAAAACACTCATTGAGG ATCACCTAGAAAAACTGGAGCGACTTCTGAATGGGATTTCTGTACTGAAAGAGTTCACACCACGTGCAAGGGACTATCTGGTCTCATTTGGGGAATGCATGTCCACAAGGATATTCTCTGCATACTTGAATAAAATCGGTGTCAAAGCACGCCAG TATGATGCATTCGATATCGGTTTCATAACAACAGATGACTTTACTAATGCGGATATTTTGGAAGCAACTTATCCAGCTGTAGCCAAAAGACTAAATGGTGATTGGATTAGGGATCCTGCAATCCCTATTGTCACTGGTTTCCTTGGAAag GGTTGGAGAACTTGTGCTGTGACCACATTGGGTAGAGGTGGTAGTGATTTAACTGCCACAACCATTGGTAAAGCACTTGGTTTGCGAGAAATTCAG GTATGGAAAGATGTGGATGGTGTCTTGACATGTGACCCTAATATATATTCGGGTGCAGAACCTGTCCcatatttgacttttgatgaagCAGCTGAACTTGCATATTTTGGTGCTcag GTCCTACATCCACAGTCAATGAGGCCTGCAAGAGAGGGTGATATACCTGTTAGGGTTAAAAATTCTTACAACCCTAATGCACCTGGCACCTTAATCACTAAATCACGAGATATGAGTAAG GCTGTACTTACCAGCATTGTTTTGAAACGTAATGTGACAATGTTAGACATTGTTAGCACTCGCATGCTTGGTCAATTTGGATTCCTTGCTAAG GTGTTTTCAATTTTTGAAGATTTGGGTATATCAGTGGATGTTGTGGCTACAAGTGAAGTTAGCATTTCCTTAACATTAGATCCTTCAAAGCTTTGGAGCAGGGAGTTGATTCAGCAGGCAAGC GAACTCGATCATGTTGTGGAAGAACTTGAAAAAATTGCTAAAGTCAATCTCCTTCAACACAGATCCATTATATCACTTATTGGAAATGTTCAAAGATCCTCACTTGTATTGGAAAAG GCATTTCGTGTTCTTCGGATGAATGGAGTGAATGTTCAAATGATATCGCAAGGAGCATCGAAGGTGAATATATCACTCATAGTGAATGATAGTGAAGCGGAAAAATGTGTGAAAGCTTTGCATTCGGCTTTCTTTGAGAATGATATGTCCGACATCGATTGA
- the LOC111917017 gene encoding N-alpha-acetyltransferase MAK3: MEETTTPDGSIVDESEIEYVSYAGEHHLPLIMRLVDEELSEPYSIFTYRYFVYLWPNLSFLAFHKGKCIGTVVSKMGEHRNTFRGYIAMLVVLKPYRHKGIATELVTRSIKVMMESGCEEVTLEAEVTNKGALALYGRLGFIRAKRLFRYYLNGVDAFRLKLLFPHPELPPSHPYSHSNTVMSSVLESYEAHELGP; encoded by the exons ATGGAGGAAACGACGACGCCGGATGGTTCCATCGTAGATGAATCGGAGATAGAGTATGTGAGCTATGCCGGCGAGCATCACTTGCCCCTTATCATGCGCCTCGTTGATGAAGAACTCAGCGAACCCTATTCCATCTTCACCTATCGTTACTTCGTTTATCTCTGGCCCAATCTCTCCTTCCTC GCGTTCCATAAGGGGAAATGCATCGGAACAGTGGTTTCTAAAATGGGAGAACACCGTAATACTTTCAGAGGCTACATTGCTATGCTCGTTGTCCTCAAACCTTATCGTCACAAAGGAATTG CTACAGAACTTGTTACGAGATCCATAAAAGTGATGATGGAATCAGGCTGTGAAGAG GTAACATTGGAAGCTGAAGTGACAAATAAGGGGGCACTTGCATTATATGGGCGTTTGGGGTTTATAAGAGCAAAAAGGCTATTTAGATACTATTTGAACGGTGTTGATGCTTTTAGATTGAAGTTGCTATTTCCACATCCAGAATTACCACCTTCCCACCCCTACTCCCACTCCAACACTGTAATGTCATCGGTTCTTGAGAGTTATGAAGCACATGAACTTGGTCCATGA